One genomic segment of Sphingorhabdus sp. M41 includes these proteins:
- a CDS encoding carboxylesterase/lipase family protein — MKDATFRGLTHLALLLAVMVPVPAAAADGPVVDAPAGKVQGSEEKGVRIFKGIPYAAPPVGKLRWTPPQPAADWQDVRDATKFGAACMQPKPRGPSIYAWDLPEMSEDCLSLNIWAPDNATRAPVFVWIHGGSLTTGSGGDPLYDGSALAARGMVVVSINYRLGALGYLAHPELSAESSDGVSGNYGLLDQIAALQWVKQNIGAFGGDAANVTIAGESAGALSVMYLMAAPDARGLFDKAIAQSAYMVSAPALREKRNGMVPAEEQGIDLTTKLGTDDLVALRAMPAEEIAEKAPAAGYFPFPVIDGKTVPRQLVETFDRNEQAPVPILAGFNAGEIRSLRFLLPKAPDNAAAYEAAIRTNYGEFADAYLSRYPAKNKEESMLAATRDAMYGWTSERLVSNQAALGIPAYLYLFDHGYPATQEWDLHAFHAAELPFVFDTAGKTPPLWPKIPNKLSERKLIAAMGDYWASFARSGQPRAKGQPDWLSYSQNKAFMHFADKPRLGHNLFPGTAALHEAVVCRRRAAGDTAWNWNIGVISPPLPPKAEGCQ, encoded by the coding sequence ATGAAAGATGCGACGTTCCGGGGCCTGACCCATCTGGCTCTCCTGCTGGCGGTCATGGTCCCGGTACCGGCGGCAGCCGCCGATGGTCCGGTCGTCGATGCGCCGGCAGGCAAGGTGCAGGGAAGCGAGGAAAAAGGGGTCCGCATCTTCAAGGGCATTCCTTATGCTGCACCACCGGTTGGCAAGCTGCGCTGGACGCCGCCCCAACCGGCAGCTGACTGGCAGGACGTACGCGATGCCACCAAATTTGGTGCGGCATGCATGCAACCAAAGCCGCGAGGACCCAGCATCTACGCATGGGACCTGCCGGAGATGAGCGAGGATTGTCTCTCGCTCAACATCTGGGCACCGGACAATGCCACGCGCGCGCCGGTCTTCGTCTGGATACATGGTGGATCGCTGACCACGGGATCGGGCGGCGATCCGCTTTATGACGGCAGCGCGCTTGCGGCTCGCGGCATGGTCGTCGTGTCGATCAACTACCGTCTCGGGGCGCTCGGCTATCTCGCGCACCCGGAGCTCAGCGCAGAATCGTCAGACGGCGTATCGGGTAATTATGGCCTGCTCGACCAGATCGCGGCACTCCAGTGGGTGAAGCAAAACATTGGCGCGTTCGGCGGCGATGCAGCCAATGTGACGATCGCGGGCGAGTCTGCGGGCGCGCTCAGCGTCATGTATCTGATGGCGGCGCCGGACGCGCGCGGGCTGTTCGACAAGGCGATCGCCCAGAGCGCCTATATGGTCTCGGCACCAGCGCTGCGCGAAAAACGCAATGGCATGGTACCAGCCGAAGAGCAGGGCATAGACTTGACGACCAAGCTGGGTACTGACGATCTTGTCGCACTCCGGGCAATGCCCGCAGAAGAGATTGCCGAAAAGGCACCTGCGGCCGGATATTTCCCTTTCCCTGTCATCGATGGCAAGACCGTGCCGCGCCAGCTGGTTGAGACTTTCGACCGCAACGAACAGGCACCGGTGCCAATACTCGCCGGCTTCAATGCGGGCGAAATCCGGTCCCTGCGTTTCCTGCTGCCCAAGGCACCTGATAATGCCGCCGCATATGAAGCGGCTATCCGGACCAATTACGGCGAGTTCGCGGACGCTTACCTGTCCCGCTACCCTGCCAAGAACAAGGAAGAAAGCATGCTCGCCGCGACGCGCGATGCCATGTACGGCTGGACGTCCGAGCGGCTGGTATCAAATCAGGCGGCGCTCGGCATACCCGCCTATCTCTATCTTTTCGACCATGGCTACCCGGCAACCCAGGAATGGGATTTGCATGCCTTCCATGCTGCAGAACTGCCTTTCGTATTCGATACTGCCGGCAAGACACCGCCCCTATGGCCGAAAATCCCGAACAAATTGTCAGAGCGCAAGTTGATCGCCGCGATGGGTGATTATTGGGCAAGCTTCGCCCGAAGCGGGCAACCACGAGCCAAGGGCCAGCCGGACTGGCTGTCCTATTCCCAGAACAAGGCGTTCATGCATTTTGCCGACAAGCCGCGTCTGGGTCATAATCTTTTCCCCGGAACAGCAGCGCTGCACGAAGCGGTCGTGTGCCGCCGGCGCGCTGCGGGTGATACCGCATGGAACTGGAACATCGGCGTCATTTCGCCACCACTACCACCCAAAGCCGAGGGGTGCCAATGA
- a CDS encoding AMP-binding protein, whose protein sequence is MIDGSMQGYALTLDKFLSHAAKWHPLAEVVSAAPDGTVERISYAAIHDRARAVSGALHRLGVGKGDHVATLAWNSQGHFESWYGIIGMGAVCHTLNPRLTAKSLGAMLAQSGARLLLASRDLLPLARATAAEGGAIEQILLLDDDGATIEAADDSINVGVLATAMAEASSPDIEWGQFNENTPSGLCFTSGTTGAPKGVTYTHRGCYLHTMRQLQADVMGVRANDAVLAVVPMFHANAWGLPFAVPAVGGKLVLPGSNSTGAHLAALIRSEGVTLGVGVPTVWLGLVEHLETEGGDVPSLERILVGGASMPPALMERIEQRLGVEVQTSWGMTELSPLGTAAVAGDSGRLAALSGRPAIGIDLLLTDSEGHPLDEQRGPEGHLRVRGPSVVKRYFGDDKPATDAEGWFDTGDLARIDVDGNLMITGRAKDLIKSGGEWINPAEIESLVGALPQVSLAAVIGRSDPKWGERPILLVETCDNSISDEELLAPLHENVASWWIPDAIIRLDGMPLAATGKINKIQLRADYGHV, encoded by the coding sequence ATGATCGACGGTTCAATGCAAGGCTATGCACTGACACTCGACAAGTTTCTTTCCCACGCTGCAAAATGGCACCCCCTCGCCGAGGTGGTTTCAGCAGCGCCGGACGGTACTGTCGAACGGATCAGCTATGCCGCTATCCATGATCGCGCGCGCGCCGTATCGGGTGCGTTGCATCGGCTGGGCGTGGGCAAGGGCGACCATGTCGCGACGCTCGCCTGGAACAGTCAGGGGCATTTTGAAAGCTGGTACGGGATAATCGGCATGGGTGCGGTGTGTCATACGCTGAACCCGCGACTCACCGCCAAGAGTCTCGGAGCCATGCTGGCGCAGTCCGGAGCGCGCCTGCTGCTGGCCAGCCGGGATCTGCTGCCGCTTGCCCGGGCGACTGCTGCGGAGGGTGGCGCCATAGAACAGATATTGCTGCTCGACGATGATGGAGCGACGATCGAAGCAGCGGATGATTCGATCAATGTCGGCGTGCTGGCAACAGCAATGGCTGAGGCATCATCGCCGGACATCGAATGGGGACAGTTCAACGAAAACACACCCTCCGGACTTTGCTTCACTTCGGGTACAACCGGCGCACCCAAGGGAGTTACCTATACCCACCGCGGTTGTTATCTGCATACGATGCGGCAGCTTCAGGCCGACGTGATGGGGGTTCGCGCGAATGATGCGGTGCTTGCGGTCGTTCCCATGTTCCATGCCAACGCCTGGGGCCTGCCGTTCGCGGTCCCCGCGGTTGGCGGCAAGCTTGTGTTACCCGGCAGCAATAGCACTGGAGCGCATCTGGCCGCTCTGATCCGGTCCGAAGGCGTCACTCTGGGCGTCGGCGTACCGACCGTGTGGCTCGGCCTGGTCGAACATCTCGAGACCGAGGGCGGTGATGTACCATCGCTCGAACGGATACTTGTGGGAGGCGCTTCGATGCCACCGGCGCTGATGGAACGGATCGAGCAGCGGCTCGGTGTCGAGGTGCAGACCAGCTGGGGCATGACCGAACTGTCGCCGCTCGGCACCGCTGCAGTAGCGGGAGATTCGGGGCGGCTGGCGGCCCTTTCGGGACGGCCTGCTATCGGCATTGACCTGCTCCTCACCGACAGCGAGGGGCACCCGCTTGACGAGCAACGCGGACCAGAGGGCCATCTGCGCGTGCGCGGACCGAGTGTCGTCAAACGCTATTTCGGCGATGACAAGCCCGCGACCGACGCGGAGGGCTGGTTCGACACCGGTGACCTCGCGCGCATTGACGTTGACGGCAATCTGATGATCACCGGTCGCGCCAAGGACCTGATCAAATCGGGCGGTGAATGGATCAACCCTGCTGAAATTGAATCACTGGTCGGTGCCCTGCCCCAGGTGTCGCTTGCCGCGGTGATAGGCCGGAGCGACCCCAAATGGGGCGAACGGCCGATTCTGCTGGTCGAAACCTGCGATAATTCGATCAGCGACGAAGAATTGCTCGCGCCGCTGCACGAGAATGTCGCGTCCTGGTGGATTCCTGATGCAATCATCCGTCTGGACGGGATGCCGCTCGCGGCCACCGGAAAGATCAATAAAATACAATTGCGGGCAGATTACGGACACGTGTAG